One Aegilops tauschii subsp. strangulata cultivar AL8/78 chromosome 7, Aet v6.0, whole genome shotgun sequence genomic window carries:
- the LOC109746806 gene encoding anti-H(O) lectin-like — translation MASPRRPTTTLVFVSLLCLYQAPRWAFSLSFSLDFSDLTAGTSILVAGDALISPPALQLTKNSWASYRYKVPLWNGATGEIASFATAFSFRITPEKEDSPNGMAFFLGHLPSLDVPRNSSGSAGGGTGESRIVAVEFDAFLNNVGIDVSSANSTAASAYATATWPGKNLTSSSVMEATGKYHNDTKLLAVGLLIGDALYQVNATVDLRRILMEEVAVGFSAANGAAAGLHRILSWSFSSSLPESKREAPPPAEPTLPTSSYSHRKVALVLLFIGTIAMRCVRIGFQAGFNPSPGHVTLGPDWDAAFLLPP, via the coding sequence ATGGCCTCTCCCCGTCGTCCGACCACCACACTAGTCTTTGTGTCGTTGCTATGCCTCTACCAAGCGCCACGCTGGGCCTTCTCGCTCTCCTTCAGCCTCGACTTCTCCGACCTCACTGCCGGCACGTCGatcctcgtcgccggcgacgccCTCATCAGTCCACCAGCGCTCCAGCTGACGAAAAATAGCTGGGCGTCGTACCGGTACAAAGTGCCTCTATGGAACGGCGCCACGGGCGAGATTGCTAGCTTCGCCACCGCCTTCTCCTTCCGGATCACCCCAGAGAAGGAGGACAGCCCGAACGGGATGGCCTTCTTCCTCGGCCATCTCCCTTCGTTGGACGTCCCCCGCAACAGCAGCGGCAGTGCCGGCGGCGGGACAGGCGAGAGCCGGATCGTGGCGGTGGAGTTCGACGCTTTCCTCAACAATGTCGGCATCGACGTCAGCTCCGCCAACTCCACGGCAGCATCCGCGTACGCGACGGCGACCTGGCCGGGCAAGAACCTCACGTCGTCCAGTGTGATGGAGGCCACCGGGAAGTACCACAATGACACCAAATTGCTGGCCGTCGGTCTCCTCATCGGCGATGCCCTGTACCAGGTCAATGCAACCGTTGACCTGCGCAGAATCCTAATGGAGGAGGTCGCAGTCGGTTTCTCCGCGGCGAATGGCGCCGCCGCCGGGCTGCACAGGATACTGTCGTGGTCGTTCAGTTCCAGTCTGCCCGAATCAAAGCGGGAAGCGCCGCCGCCTGCTGAACCTACTCTCCCAACCAGCAGCTACAGCCACAGGAAGGTAGCATTGGTCCTACTATTCATAGGAACAATCGCCATGAGGTGTGTCCGGATAGGATTTCAGGCTGGATTCAACCCATCACCGGGCCATGTTACCTTAGGCCCCGATTGGGATGCTGCATTTTTGCTACCCCCGTAA